Proteins from a single region of Mucilaginibacter daejeonensis:
- a CDS encoding bifunctional riboflavin kinase/FAD synthetase, which produces MKIYHHIDEFTPLSNAVVTIGTFDGVHQGHRQIIAQLKELAQQTGGETVILTFFPHPRMIIHPEDQDLKLITTIHERAQLLEALGVDHLIITPFSRDFSNQTAEAYIRDVLVNRIGTRRIIIGYDHRFGKDRQGGIADLQKAAPVYGFEVIEIPEQDINDVAVSSTRIREALMVSDIDKANTFLGYPFFITGKVIRGNQIGRQLGYPTANLLVEEGYKLIPADGIFAATVKIGDEEFKGMAYIGHRPTINGMTRNIEVNIFDFDRDIYNQTLQMNFIHFVRHDVKFTSLEGLKEQLAQDRVEVLKMLDS; this is translated from the coding sequence ATGAAGATCTATCACCACATTGACGAGTTCACGCCGCTGAGTAATGCGGTGGTCACCATTGGGACCTTTGACGGGGTACACCAGGGGCACCGGCAGATCATAGCCCAGTTGAAAGAACTGGCGCAACAGACCGGCGGCGAAACGGTGATCCTTACCTTTTTTCCGCATCCGCGCATGATCATTCATCCGGAGGACCAGGACCTTAAGCTGATCACCACCATACATGAGCGGGCTCAACTGCTGGAAGCATTGGGTGTCGATCACCTGATCATTACACCTTTTTCTCGCGATTTCTCTAACCAAACGGCTGAGGCATACATCCGCGATGTGCTGGTGAACCGCATTGGTACCCGCCGCATCATTATCGGATATGATCACCGTTTCGGCAAGGACCGCCAGGGCGGTATAGCTGATCTGCAAAAAGCAGCGCCGGTATACGGCTTTGAGGTGATCGAGATACCGGAACAAGACATTAACGATGTAGCCGTGAGTTCGACCCGTATACGGGAAGCGCTTATGGTGTCTGATATCGACAAGGCCAATACCTTTTTAGGTTACCCCTTTTTTATAACAGGCAAGGTGATCCGCGGTAACCAGATCGGGCGGCAACTGGGTTATCCTACGGCAAACTTACTGGTAGAAGAAGGCTACAAGCTGATCCCGGCCGATGGCATATTCGCCGCCACGGTAAAAATTGGCGACGAGGAGTTCAAAGGGATGGCCTATATCGGTCATCGGCCCACCATTAACGGTATGACCCGCAATATCGAGGTCAATATATTCGATTTCGACCGCGACATTTACAACCAGACCCTGCAAATGAACTTTATCCATTTTGTACGGCATGATGTAAAGTTCACCTCACTGGAAGGATTGAAAGAACAACTGGCGCAGGATAGAGTAGAGGTTTTGAAGATGTTGGATTCGTAG
- a CDS encoding endonuclease domain-containing protein has protein sequence MIKQKPHPNPPREGGLQENDGENVRTYRESANPLSYETLKGNSLANRHVPTEAENVMWQLLRNNATGYKVRRQHVIDNFIVDFVCLQKGLVIEVDGKYHETNKEADDTRTEMLNHWGFEVVRFTNDEVLSAPQKIFGIINEKINSLPDREQKVHLSTNEMSSDNYYKALPPGEGLGGAGGAGGLS, from the coding sequence ATGATCAAGCAAAAGCCCCACCCAAACCCTCCCCGGGAGGGAGGGCTTCAGGAGAACGACGGTGAGAACGTCAGGACCTACCGGGAGAGTGCGAATCCTCTGAGCTATGAAACCCTGAAAGGAAATAGCCTGGCCAATCGTCATGTTCCTACAGAAGCAGAAAACGTGATGTGGCAATTACTGCGTAACAACGCCACCGGTTACAAAGTAAGGAGGCAGCATGTGATCGATAACTTCATTGTTGACTTTGTGTGCTTACAAAAAGGATTGGTGATCGAGGTTGACGGCAAATACCACGAAACCAATAAAGAAGCCGATGATACAAGAACAGAAATGCTGAATCATTGGGGCTTCGAAGTGGTCAGATTCACGAATGATGAAGTTTTAAGCGCTCCTCAAAAGATATTTGGCATTATAAACGAAAAGATAAATAGCCTACCAGATAGGGAGCAAAAAGTTCACTTATCAACAAACGAAATGTCATCCGATAATTATTATAAAGCCCTCCCTCCCGGGGAGGGTTTGGGAGGGGCTGGAGGGGCCGGAGGTTTATCATGA
- a CDS encoding aconitate hydratase — translation MAFDLDMIKKVYDRYSSRIDAARKATGKPLTLTEKILYAHLSEGEAKAAFQRGVDYVDFAPDRVAMQDATAQMALLQFMQAGRPKVAVPSTVHCDHLIQAKIGATEDLNTAKDINSEVYDFLSSVSDKYGIGFWKPGAGIIHQVVLENYAFPGGMMIGTDSHTPNAGGLGMVAIGVGGADACDVMAGLPWELKFPKLLGVKLTGKLSGWSSAKDVILRVAGILTVKGGTGYIVEYFGEGARSLSATGKGTICNMGAEIGATTSIFGYDDKAAAYLRGTKRADIADMADAIAQHLTGDEEVYANPEQYFDQVIEINLSELEPHINGPFTPDLAWPLSKFATAVKENGWPTTLEVGLIGSCTNSSYEDITRAASLAKQAIDKNLKTKAEYTVTPGSELVRYTVERDGYLDTFEKIGGVILANACGPCIGQWSRHTDDPTRKNSIITSFNRNFAKRQDGNPNTHAFVASPEIVTALAIAGDLTFNPMTDTLTNQNGEQVKLDEPQGIELPVKGFAVEDAGYQAPAADGSGVQVIVDPKSSRLQLLEPFAAWEGTDLKDLRLLIKAKGKCTTDHISMAGPWLKFRGHLDNISNNMLIGAINYFNNNADSVKNEITGEYGPVPATQRDYKANGIGTVVVGDENYGEGSSREHAAMEPRHLGVRAILVKSFARIHETNLKKQGMLAITFADTADYDKVQEDDKIDILGLTEFAPGKQLTVVLHHADGSQDSFAVNHTYNAQQIEWFKAGGALNIIRKQQAA, via the coding sequence ATGGCTTTTGATTTAGATATGATCAAAAAGGTGTACGACCGCTACAGCAGCCGTATAGATGCGGCCCGCAAAGCGACCGGCAAACCTTTGACTTTAACCGAGAAAATTTTATATGCCCACCTTTCTGAAGGCGAAGCTAAAGCAGCTTTTCAGCGTGGTGTGGATTATGTTGACTTTGCACCTGACCGTGTGGCCATGCAAGATGCCACCGCGCAAATGGCCCTGCTGCAGTTCATGCAAGCTGGTCGCCCTAAAGTTGCGGTACCTTCAACCGTGCATTGCGATCACCTGATCCAAGCCAAGATCGGTGCTACTGAAGACTTAAATACAGCTAAAGACATCAACAGCGAGGTTTATGACTTCCTGTCGTCAGTGTCTGATAAATACGGTATCGGTTTCTGGAAACCAGGTGCAGGTATCATTCACCAGGTAGTGTTAGAGAACTACGCTTTCCCGGGTGGTATGATGATCGGTACCGACTCACACACCCCTAACGCGGGTGGTTTGGGTATGGTGGCTATCGGTGTTGGTGGTGCTGATGCCTGCGACGTGATGGCTGGCCTGCCATGGGAGCTTAAATTCCCTAAGCTGCTGGGTGTGAAACTGACCGGTAAACTTTCGGGCTGGAGCTCGGCCAAGGACGTGATCCTGCGTGTGGCTGGCATTCTGACCGTAAAAGGCGGTACCGGTTACATCGTTGAGTACTTTGGTGAAGGTGCCCGTTCATTATCGGCCACTGGTAAAGGTACCATCTGTAACATGGGTGCCGAGATCGGTGCTACCACCTCTATCTTCGGTTACGACGATAAAGCTGCTGCTTACCTGCGTGGTACCAAACGTGCCGACATCGCTGACATGGCCGATGCCATTGCCCAGCACCTGACCGGCGACGAAGAGGTTTACGCAAACCCTGAGCAATACTTTGACCAGGTGATCGAGATCAACCTGAGCGAGCTGGAGCCACACATCAATGGTCCGTTCACTCCGGACCTGGCCTGGCCTTTATCAAAATTCGCTACTGCTGTTAAAGAGAACGGCTGGCCAACCACTTTAGAGGTAGGTTTGATCGGCTCTTGTACCAACTCATCTTACGAGGATATCACCCGTGCGGCCTCTTTGGCCAAACAGGCTATCGATAAGAACTTGAAGACCAAAGCCGAGTACACCGTAACCCCAGGTTCAGAACTGGTGCGTTACACCGTAGAGCGCGATGGTTATTTAGATACCTTCGAGAAGATAGGTGGTGTGATCTTGGCAAACGCCTGCGGTCCATGTATCGGTCAGTGGTCACGTCATACTGACGATCCTACCCGCAAGAACTCGATCATCACTTCGTTCAACCGTAACTTTGCCAAACGTCAGGATGGCAACCCTAATACCCACGCTTTCGTGGCTTCGCCTGAGATCGTTACCGCTTTAGCTATCGCCGGTGATCTTACCTTTAACCCAATGACCGACACGCTGACCAATCAGAACGGTGAGCAGGTTAAGTTAGACGAGCCTCAAGGCATCGAGCTACCAGTAAAAGGTTTTGCTGTTGAGGATGCCGGTTACCAGGCACCAGCTGCCGATGGTAGCGGCGTACAGGTGATCGTTGATCCAAAATCGTCACGTTTGCAATTACTGGAGCCATTTGCGGCCTGGGAAGGTACCGACCTTAAAGATCTGCGTTTGCTGATCAAAGCTAAAGGTAAATGTACTACCGACCACATCTCTATGGCCGGTCCATGGTTAAAGTTCCGTGGTCACCTGGATAACATCAGTAACAACATGCTGATCGGTGCCATCAACTACTTTAATAACAATGCCGATAGCGTTAAAAATGAGATCACTGGTGAGTACGGTCCTGTACCAGCTACTCAGCGCGATTACAAAGCCAATGGCATTGGTACCGTAGTAGTAGGCGACGAGAACTATGGCGAAGGTTCATCACGTGAGCACGCTGCCATGGAGCCACGTCACTTAGGCGTACGTGCGATCCTGGTAAAATCATTTGCCCGTATCCACGAGACCAACCTGAAAAAACAAGGTATGCTGGCCATCACCTTTGCTGATACTGCCGATTACGACAAAGTTCAGGAAGATGACAAGATCGACATCCTGGGTCTGACCGAATTTGCTCCTGGTAAACAACTGACCGTGGTGTTACACCACGCCGACGGTTCGCAGGATTCATTTGCTGTTAACCATACCTACAATGCTCAGCAGATCGAGTGGTTCAAAGCCGGTGGCGCATTGAACATCATCCGTAAGCAACAAGCTGCTTAA
- a CDS encoding M90 family metallopeptidase, with amino-acid sequence MITFTIITVIILLGLGYAAYRLFSKKPADLPANVTLSKPLQQLLQQHVSYYRDLADTEKPRFESMIAGFLEAVRIEGVGLEITDLDRVLIASSAIIPIFGYKEWRYTNLTNVILYPDTFNNEFQFEGDGEGRNIMGMVGSGYMNGQMLLSRAALTKGFSATSGKSNTGIHEFVHLLDKSDGATDGVPENVLPHEYATPWLKMMHQEISRIERGHSDIDPYASTNEAEFLAVASEYFFEKPDQFRQKHPELYEQLSRIFAQDPATGRDQLIS; translated from the coding sequence ATGATCACGTTCACCATCATCACCGTTATAATATTGCTGGGCCTGGGTTATGCGGCCTATAGACTGTTCAGTAAAAAGCCTGCCGATCTGCCTGCCAATGTTACGCTTAGCAAGCCGTTACAACAGTTGCTGCAACAGCATGTGAGTTATTACCGCGACCTGGCCGATACTGAAAAGCCCCGGTTCGAAAGCATGATCGCCGGCTTTTTGGAAGCGGTACGCATTGAGGGTGTAGGTTTGGAGATCACCGACCTTGACCGGGTGCTGATCGCCTCAAGCGCTATCATCCCCATTTTTGGCTATAAAGAATGGCGTTATACCAACCTCACCAATGTGATCTTGTATCCTGACACATTCAACAATGAGTTTCAATTTGAGGGCGATGGCGAGGGCCGCAACATAATGGGCATGGTAGGCTCAGGCTATATGAACGGGCAAATGTTACTATCGAGGGCGGCATTGACGAAAGGCTTTTCGGCTACATCGGGCAAGAGCAATACCGGCATCCACGAATTTGTGCACCTTTTAGATAAAAGCGATGGTGCTACGGATGGTGTGCCTGAGAATGTATTACCACATGAGTATGCTACGCCTTGGCTCAAGATGATGCACCAGGAGATCAGTAGGATAGAACGCGGCCACTCTGACATCGACCCTTACGCGTCCACCAATGAGGCCGAGTTCCTGGCTGTAGCCTCCGAGTACTTTTTTGAGAAGCCCGACCAGTTCCGTCAAAAGCACCCTGAACTGTATGAGCAATTGAGCCGCATATTTGCACAAGACCCGGCCACTGGGCGTGATCAGTTAATATCGTAA
- a CDS encoding TMEM175 family protein produces the protein MNKGRIEAFSDGVIAIIITIMVLELKVPHHTDLHSLVPLIPTFLCYVLSFIYVGIYWNNHHHLFHAVKLVRGGVLWANLHLLFWLSVIPFVTGWMGENHFEQWPVMMYGVVMLMCAIAFIILARMLVAQAGPDSVLAKAVGNDRKTKLSITLYLLAIASTFIYPYIALVLYAAVAVIWFVPDSRIERQLLQHQHES, from the coding sequence ATGAACAAAGGACGCATCGAGGCCTTTAGCGATGGCGTGATCGCCATCATTATCACCATTATGGTGCTCGAACTCAAGGTGCCTCACCATACCGACCTGCATTCGCTCGTACCGCTTATCCCTACGTTCTTATGCTACGTGCTCAGCTTCATTTATGTGGGCATCTATTGGAACAACCATCACCATTTGTTCCATGCTGTAAAACTGGTGAGGGGCGGGGTGTTGTGGGCTAACCTTCACCTCCTCTTTTGGCTATCGGTGATCCCCTTTGTGACCGGCTGGATGGGCGAGAACCATTTTGAGCAATGGCCGGTGATGATGTACGGCGTAGTGATGCTGATGTGCGCCATTGCGTTCATTATTTTGGCGCGCATGCTGGTGGCGCAGGCCGGTCCTGATTCGGTACTGGCCAAAGCTGTGGGTAACGATCGAAAGACCAAGCTCTCCATCACGCTTTACCTGCTGGCCATTGCCTCTACGTTCATCTACCCTTACATCGCTTTGGTACTGTACGCTGCGGTGGCCGTGATCTGGTTCGTGCCTGATAGCCGGATCGAACGCCAGTTGCTGCAGCATCAGCATGAAAGCTGA
- a CDS encoding ABC transporter substrate-binding protein — protein MYRYRIFILGVMMAILTACGHQEEKGKRTVFAINLDQGLTSMDPAFARNQNALWMDNQVFNGLVQIDDSLHIKPCVAKSWELSTDGLLYTFHLRKDVYFQDDPLFKGGKGRLATAADMVYSFGRLIDPKVASSGSWIFSDKVTGKEAFMAPNDSTFQIKLKQPFPPLLALLTAQYCSVVPHEVVDHYGKDFRSHPVGTGPFRFKYWKEGEVMVLLKNPNYWEKDAQGHRLPYLDAIKATFISDKQTAFMEFIKQKHDFFNGIDGSYRDDILTKGGSITRKYKGKFSMSIAPFLNTEYLGILVDTNLAIVKNSPLRMLKVRQAINYAINKGRMIKYLRNSTGTPGYAGFIPQGMPGYDSTAVHGYRYDIEKAKRLLAEAGFPGGRNLPDITLSTTVSYRDLIEFIQGELQKVGITTHVELVQGASLRELIAKNGVNFFRASWIADYPDGENYLSVFYGKNKIPFGPNYTGFHNKKFDALFEQAYHVSNDTARFKLYQQMDDLMMQQAPVVILYYDKLVNLYQNNISGVHINAQNLLILKDVKKN, from the coding sequence ATGTACAGGTATAGGATATTTATTTTAGGGGTGATGATGGCCATATTAACGGCCTGTGGGCATCAGGAAGAAAAAGGCAAGCGCACAGTGTTCGCCATTAACCTTGACCAGGGCCTCACCAGTATGGACCCCGCCTTTGCCCGTAACCAAAATGCCCTTTGGATGGATAACCAGGTGTTTAACGGACTGGTACAGATCGATGATAGCCTGCACATTAAACCCTGCGTGGCCAAAAGTTGGGAGCTATCGACCGACGGCCTATTATACACCTTCCACCTGCGTAAAGATGTTTATTTTCAGGACGACCCTCTATTTAAAGGAGGTAAAGGCCGCCTGGCAACAGCTGCTGATATGGTGTACAGCTTTGGCCGCCTGATCGACCCAAAGGTAGCCTCGTCGGGCTCGTGGATATTCAGCGATAAGGTGACCGGTAAGGAAGCCTTTATGGCCCCTAATGATAGCACCTTCCAGATCAAATTGAAACAGCCGTTCCCACCATTGCTGGCCCTGCTAACGGCGCAGTACTGCTCGGTGGTGCCGCACGAGGTGGTGGATCATTATGGCAAGGATTTCAGGAGCCACCCGGTAGGCACCGGCCCGTTCCGGTTCAAGTATTGGAAAGAGGGCGAGGTGATGGTGCTCCTCAAGAATCCCAATTATTGGGAGAAAGATGCTCAAGGTCACCGACTGCCTTATCTTGATGCCATCAAGGCCACGTTCATCAGTGATAAACAAACGGCCTTTATGGAGTTCATTAAGCAAAAACATGACTTTTTTAACGGCATAGATGGCAGTTACCGCGATGACATACTGACCAAGGGGGGCTCGATCACCCGCAAGTACAAAGGCAAGTTCAGCATGAGTATAGCCCCGTTCCTCAACACCGAGTATTTGGGCATACTGGTTGATACCAACCTGGCCATTGTCAAAAATTCGCCCTTGCGGATGCTTAAGGTGCGGCAGGCCATTAATTACGCGATCAACAAGGGACGCATGATCAAATACTTGCGCAACAGCACCGGCACGCCGGGCTATGCAGGCTTTATCCCACAGGGTATGCCGGGCTATGATAGCACGGCCGTGCATGGTTACCGTTACGATATTGAAAAAGCCAAGCGCTTACTGGCCGAGGCCGGTTTTCCAGGTGGCCGCAACTTGCCCGACATTACCCTGAGTACCACGGTGAGCTACCGCGATTTGATCGAGTTCATCCAGGGCGAGTTGCAAAAGGTAGGCATCACCACCCATGTAGAATTGGTGCAGGGCGCCAGTCTGCGCGAGCTGATCGCCAAGAACGGCGTTAACTTTTTCCGGGCCTCATGGATAGCTGATTACCCTGACGGGGAGAATTACCTGTCGGTATTTTACGGTAAGAACAAGATCCCCTTCGGACCCAACTATACCGGCTTTCACAATAAAAAGTTCGATGCTTTATTTGAGCAGGCCTATCATGTAAGCAATGATACCGCCCGCTTCAAACTCTACCAGCAAATGGACGACCTTATGATGCAGCAAGCCCCCGTAGTGATCCTGTATTACGACAAACTGGTGAACCTGTACCAGAACAACATCAGTGGCGTACACATCAACGCGCAAAACTTGCTGATCTTGAAGGATGTGAAGAAGAATTAA
- a CDS encoding NAD-dependent epimerase/dehydratase family protein: MNLQNLPKLRVILTGATGMVGEGVLHESLNAPEVEKVLLLNRRVSGIQHPKVTEVVHQDLFDLTAIEHELTGYNACFFCLGTTSVGKSKEEYYRTTYELTMQVATTLSRLNGSMTFSYISGAGTNSSEQGGSNWSRVKGKVENDLKLLPFEKVYNFRPGFLQPTPGLKNTLGFYKYINWLFPVLRPLMPGMLGTLKELGLGMIHATAYGYPKDVLEVKDIREAATSSKSIR; encoded by the coding sequence ATGAACCTACAGAACTTACCCAAGCTTCGCGTGATCCTGACCGGTGCCACCGGCATGGTAGGCGAGGGCGTATTGCACGAAAGCCTGAACGCCCCCGAGGTAGAAAAGGTGCTGTTGTTGAACCGCCGTGTAAGCGGCATTCAGCACCCTAAAGTGACCGAGGTGGTACATCAGGACCTGTTCGACCTTACCGCCATCGAGCATGAGCTCACAGGTTACAACGCCTGCTTTTTTTGCCTGGGCACCACATCGGTAGGTAAAAGCAAGGAAGAATATTACCGAACCACTTACGAACTCACCATGCAGGTGGCCACCACATTGAGCCGCCTCAATGGCAGCATGACGTTCAGCTACATATCGGGTGCGGGTACCAACAGCAGCGAACAAGGCGGCAGTAACTGGAGCCGGGTAAAGGGTAAGGTGGAGAACGACCTGAAGCTATTACCGTTCGAAAAGGTGTACAATTTCAGACCGGGCTTTTTACAGCCTACGCCGGGGCTGAAGAACACGCTAGGCTTTTACAAATACATCAACTGGTTGTTCCCGGTGTTGCGCCCGCTGATGCCGGGCATGTTGGGTACATTAAAGGAGCTTGGCCTGGGCATGATCCATGCCACGGCGTACGGTTACCCTAAAGATGTTTTGGAGGTGAAGGATATCAGGGAAGCGGCAACGTCATCTAAATCTATCCGCTAA
- a CDS encoding AraC family transcriptional regulator has translation MKKVIPVYDICTLSEFKQEDILISRFAPYRAHHHDLHLAHKHTFYHLVLFTKGGGTHAIDFEQFTVRPYQIYFMIPGQVHSWDFEGVVDGYVINFSEQFFRSFLLKPDHLEQFSFFNGTLTDAVIDLPEAIQKPVIALFEQLVYESEANERMGLDMVRTLMLQVFILIGRLAPSQQARQVSPYNYTLLRNFHKLIDSHYQTLRLPKEYAELLYITPNHLNALCKDMLGLSAGEVIRNRIILEAKRLLINLELSIAEIAASLGFEDNSYFTKFFKKQTALTPEDFRKRTLKIKEYENDKLR, from the coding sequence ATGAAAAAGGTCATTCCGGTTTACGATATCTGCACCCTTTCTGAATTTAAGCAGGAAGACATCCTGATCAGCAGGTTCGCGCCGTACCGTGCCCATCATCATGACCTGCACCTGGCGCACAAGCATACCTTTTACCATTTGGTGCTTTTTACCAAAGGCGGCGGTACGCACGCGATCGATTTTGAGCAGTTCACCGTGAGGCCTTACCAAATCTATTTCATGATACCGGGCCAGGTGCACAGCTGGGACTTTGAGGGCGTGGTAGATGGTTATGTAATCAACTTTTCAGAGCAGTTCTTCCGGTCGTTCCTGTTGAAACCCGACCATTTGGAGCAGTTCAGCTTTTTTAACGGCACCCTTACTGATGCCGTGATCGATCTGCCTGAGGCCATACAAAAGCCGGTCATTGCCTTGTTCGAGCAGTTGGTATATGAGAGCGAGGCCAACGAACGGATGGGACTGGATATGGTGCGCACGCTGATGCTGCAGGTCTTCATCCTGATCGGTAGGTTGGCACCAAGTCAGCAGGCCAGGCAGGTTAGCCCGTACAACTACACGCTACTGCGCAACTTTCATAAACTGATCGACAGTCATTATCAAACGCTGCGCCTGCCCAAGGAATATGCCGAACTGCTATACATCACCCCTAACCACCTAAACGCCCTGTGTAAGGATATGCTGGGCCTATCGGCAGGGGAAGTGATCCGCAACCGGATCATACTGGAGGCCAAACGGTTACTGATCAACCTCGAGTTGAGCATAGCCGAGATAGCCGCCTCGCTGGGTTTTGAGGACAACTCTTATTTTACCAAATTCTTTAAAAAACAGACCGCCCTTACACCCGAAGATTTCAGAAAACGAACTTTAAAGATCAAAGAATATGAGAACGATAAGCTTAGATAA
- a CDS encoding DUF983 domain-containing protein translates to MRTISLDKTALKNDQHTPSAFHSALHAKCPKCRTGNMFANGMYHFGGQKMNSECPHCGFHFEIEPGYFYVAMFISYAMNVAQMVTFAVATYVLTGNMESPLLYISILLFGALLLAPFNFRYSRVILLYWLTPGLHFDPQRLNKRNGQ, encoded by the coding sequence ATGAGAACGATAAGCTTAGATAAAACCGCCTTGAAGAACGACCAGCATACCCCATCAGCCTTTCATTCAGCGTTACACGCTAAATGCCCTAAATGCCGCACCGGCAACATGTTCGCCAATGGCATGTACCATTTTGGCGGCCAAAAAATGAACAGCGAGTGCCCGCACTGCGGCTTCCATTTCGAGATCGAACCGGGCTACTTTTATGTGGCCATGTTCATCAGCTATGCCATGAACGTGGCGCAAATGGTCACTTTTGCGGTGGCGACCTATGTGCTCACCGGCAACATGGAATCGCCTTTGCTGTACATCAGCATCCTGCTTTTTGGAGCTTTGCTGCTGGCTCCGTTCAATTTCAGATACTCAAGGGTGATCCTGTTATACTGGCTCACTCCCGGCCTGCACTTTGATCCGCAGCGTTTGAATAAACGCAACGGACAGTAA
- a CDS encoding glycoside hydrolase family 43 protein, with the protein MKTRILLLLMLLTGIATVAQTTNNHDVYAFCYFKGNSADGLHLAYSTDGLKWQALHNDSSFLKPAVAQDRLMRDPCIIRGADGLFHMVWTVSWKDKGIGYASSKDLIHWSEQQFVPVIAKEQGARNTWAPEITYDARNKQYMIYWASTITGRYPNVDSTLEAGYNHRIYYVTTKNFKTFSDTQLLYDPGFNIIDATILPLGKKYIMFFKDETLKPVQKNLKIAYADRLTGPYQQSGDKITGNYWAEGPTALQIGKQWIVYFDKYRDHRYGAISSTDLKTWTDISDQIQLPSGIRHGTVFKITTAELQKLKALDH; encoded by the coding sequence ATGAAGACGAGGATCTTGCTGTTGCTGATGCTGCTCACGGGCATCGCTACCGTAGCTCAAACCACCAATAATCACGATGTTTACGCCTTTTGCTACTTTAAAGGCAACAGCGCCGATGGCCTGCACCTGGCCTACAGCACCGACGGCCTCAAATGGCAGGCTCTTCATAATGACAGCTCTTTTTTGAAGCCGGCCGTAGCGCAGGACCGCCTCATGCGTGACCCATGCATCATTCGTGGTGCCGATGGGCTTTTCCACATGGTATGGACCGTAAGCTGGAAGGACAAGGGCATAGGCTACGCCAGCTCGAAGGACCTGATCCACTGGTCGGAGCAGCAGTTCGTCCCCGTGATCGCCAAGGAGCAGGGCGCCCGTAACACCTGGGCGCCTGAGATCACGTATGATGCCCGCAACAAGCAGTACATGATCTACTGGGCATCTACCATTACCGGCCGTTACCCAAATGTCGACAGCACCCTGGAGGCGGGTTATAACCACCGCATCTATTACGTTACTACCAAGAACTTCAAGACCTTTAGCGATACTCAATTACTTTATGATCCGGGCTTCAACATTATTGACGCCACTATACTGCCGCTGGGTAAAAAATACATCATGTTCTTTAAGGACGAGACCTTGAAGCCTGTTCAAAAGAACCTTAAGATCGCCTATGCCGACCGCCTGACCGGTCCGTACCAACAGAGCGGCGACAAGATCACCGGTAACTATTGGGCCGAAGGACCTACCGCCCTACAGATCGGCAAGCAATGGATCGTTTACTTTGATAAGTACCGCGATCACCGCTACGGTGCCATCAGCTCTACCGACCTTAAGACCTGGACCGACATCTCCGACCAGATCCAACTACCTTCGGGAATCCGTCATGGTACGGTGTTCAAGATCACCACTGCCGAATTACAAAAGCTTAAAGCCCTTGATCATTAA